One Peromyscus leucopus breed LL Stock chromosome 4, UCI_PerLeu_2.1, whole genome shotgun sequence genomic region harbors:
- the Actl10 gene encoding actin-like protein 10 isoform X3 yields MGNSSSHKRTKAPSQASKDSRPPGMEKARHKQFFSHLKRKKPSPTASQHVTFPFFQWREAPDSARVGENPRIKAGKTKIVLLFPLDKRQQLAEAAAGPYVRPGRPAEDALGAPTCFPAVAPMLRGAGDGVDRREGARAREMKRILVLLLQLDARLQEEGRRGAGGRGGGAKAPQGWQPLYAHLLTHREACGEGDPREEQPRKRRRCPRPRP; encoded by the exons ATGGGAAACAGCAgttcccacaagaggaccaaagCACCCAGTCAGGCCAGCAAGGACAGCAGGCCGCCTGGCATGGAGAAGGCCCGGCACAAGCAGTTCTTCAGCCACCTCAAGCGGAAGAAGCCAAGT cccacagcttCACAACACGTCACTTTCCCCTTCTTTCAATGGCGAGAGGCCCCTGACTCGGCCCGGGTGGGTGAGAACCCCCGCATCAAGGCAGGGAAA ACCAAGATCGTACTGCTTTTCCCGCTGGATAAGCGGCAGCAGCTGGCCGAGGCAGCAGCGGGCCCGTATGTGCGGCCCGGGCGGCCGGCTGAGGATGCACTCGGCGCCCCGACATGCTTCCCAGCGGTGGCGCCCATGCTGCGTGGGGCAGGCGACGGCGTGGACAGGCGCgaaggcgcgcgcgcgcgggaGATGAAAAGGAtcctggtgctgctgctgcagctggacGCGcggctgcaggaggaagggcGTCGCGGGGCTGGCGGGCGGGGGGGCGGGGCCAAGGCCCCGCAGGGCTGGCAGCCGCTGTATGCGCATCTGCTGACCCACCGCGAAGCCTGCGGTGAAGGCGACCCCCGCGAGGAGCAGCCGCGCAAGCGGCGCCGCTGCCCTCGCCCGCGGCCCTGA
- the Actl10 gene encoding actin-like protein 10 isoform X1, whose amino-acid sequence MSSWDRPVLPGGAPGCELAGGVARAHPIKHGVVVDWDALEGLWERLMVGCLQVRPEQWPVLVSDSPSAPPEGREKVAELLFEALTVPACHMASTALLALCSTGAFSGLAVEAGAGVCHTTPVYAGHSWHNATFSLNVAGSTLSRYFRDLLVTASPDLPPQALPRKTVTQLKKRCCYVSLDFQGDICDPARHQRACFCLGNGCYVNLGSERFRCPEPLFQPSLLGHSEPGLPTLAFQALQKIPTTLRTRLANTVVLAGGSTLFPGFVERMNQELKAQCQKHGYRACLVAQPGRGTAVWTGGSMMASLHSFQCRWMTRAMYEEYGPFLVREVFD is encoded by the coding sequence ATGTCAAGTTGGGACCGGCCTGTGCTGCCCGGAGGAGCACCGGGTTGCGAGCTGGCGGGCGGCGTGGCGCGTGCACACCCCATCAAGCACGGCGTGGTGGTGGACTGGGACGCCCTGGAGGGACTGTGGGAGCGCCTAATGGTGGGATGCCTGCAGGTTCGCCCGGAGCAGTGGCCTGTGCTGGTGAGCGACTCGCCATCAGCACCACCGGAGGGCAGAGAAAAGGTGGCTGAACTGCTGTTCGAGGCCCTGACAGTACCCGCGTGCCACATGGCCAGCACGGCACTGCTGGCACTCTGCTCCACCGGAGCGTTCAGTGGGCTGGCTGTGGAGGCAGGCGCAGGCGTGTGCCACACCACACCCGTCTACGCAGGTCACTCATGGCACAATGCCACCTTCAGTCTGAACGTGGCAGGCAGCACCCTGTCGCGCTACTTTCGAGACCTGCTGGTGACAGCATCTCCTGATCTTCCCCCGCAGGCTCTGCCCCGCAAGACCGTTACACAGCTCAAGAAACGCTGCTGCTATGTGTCCCTGGATTTCCAGGGTGACATCTGTGACCCTGCCCGCCACCAGAGGGCCTGTTTTTGCCTGGGCAATGGCTGCTACGTCAACCTCGGAAGCGAGCGCTTCCGCTGCCCTGAACCCCTCTTCCAGCCAAGTCTCCTAGGCCACTCGGAGCCAGGACTGCCCACACTGGCCTTCCAGGCACTGCAGAAGATACCCACAACACTGCGGACACGGCTGGCCAATACGGTGGTGCTGGCTGGTGGTTCCACCCTTTTCCCCGGCTTTGTGGAGCGCATGAATCAGGAGCTAAAGGCACAGTGCCAGAAGCATGGGTACCGGGCCTGCCTGGTGGCTCAGCCTGGGCGCGGCACAGCTGTGTGGACTGGAGGTTCCATGATGGCCTCCTTGCACTCCTTTCAGTGCCGCTGGATGACGCGGGCCATGTACGAGGAGTATGGCCCTTTTCTGGTGCGAGAAGTGTTCGATTGA
- the Actl10 gene encoding actin-like protein 10 isoform X2 yields the protein MGNSSSHKRTKAPSQASKDSRPPGMEKARHKQFFSHLKRKKPSPTASQHVTFPFFQWREAPDSARVGENPRIKAGKALPRKTVTQLKKRCCYVSLDFQGDICDPARHQRACFCLGNGCYVNLGSERFRCPEPLFQPSLLGHSEPGLPTLAFQALQKIPTTLRTRLANTVVLAGGSTLFPGFVERMNQELKAQCQKHGYRACLVAQPGRGTAVWTGGSMMASLHSFQCRWMTRAMYEEYGPFLVREVFD from the exons ATGGGAAACAGCAgttcccacaagaggaccaaagCACCCAGTCAGGCCAGCAAGGACAGCAGGCCGCCTGGCATGGAGAAGGCCCGGCACAAGCAGTTCTTCAGCCACCTCAAGCGGAAGAAGCCAAGT cccacagcttCACAACACGTCACTTTCCCCTTCTTTCAATGGCGAGAGGCCCCTGACTCGGCCCGGGTGGGTGAGAACCCCCGCATCAAGGCAGGGAAA GCTCTGCCCCGCAAGACCGTTACACAGCTCAAGAAACGCTGCTGCTATGTGTCCCTGGATTTCCAGGGTGACATCTGTGACCCTGCCCGCCACCAGAGGGCCTGTTTTTGCCTGGGCAATGGCTGCTACGTCAACCTCGGAAGCGAGCGCTTCCGCTGCCCTGAACCCCTCTTCCAGCCAAGTCTCCTAGGCCACTCGGAGCCAGGACTGCCCACACTGGCCTTCCAGGCACTGCAGAAGATACCCACAACACTGCGGACACGGCTGGCCAATACGGTGGTGCTGGCTGGTGGTTCCACCCTTTTCCCCGGCTTTGTGGAGCGCATGAATCAGGAGCTAAAGGCACAGTGCCAGAAGCATGGGTACCGGGCCTGCCTGGTGGCTCAGCCTGGGCGCGGCACAGCTGTGTGGACTGGAGGTTCCATGATGGCCTCCTTGCACTCCTTTCAGTGCCGCTGGATGACGCGGGCCATGTACGAGGAGTATGGCCCTTTTCTGGTGCGAGAAGTGTTCGATTGA